The proteins below come from a single Stutzerimonas stutzeri RCH2 genomic window:
- the plsY gene encoding glycerol-3-phosphate 1-O-acyltransferase PlsY: MFWLLTLLAYLTGSLSFAILLSRLAGMPDPRAGGSGNPGATNMLRLAGKRLAICTLFGDLLKGLLPVLLAASLDMSVQQQAWIGLAAVCGHLYPLYFRFRGGKGVATAAGTLLALYPPAALLAIVAWLLVFRLTRTSSLAALIALPLCLPLLAWQQPGALLPMSLLATLIVWRHRSNVRDLFAGRERHF; encoded by the coding sequence ATGTTCTGGCTGCTGACATTGCTCGCGTACCTGACCGGCTCGCTGTCATTTGCCATACTGCTCAGCCGCCTGGCCGGAATGCCCGACCCGCGCGCCGGCGGCTCCGGCAATCCCGGCGCCACCAATATGCTTCGTCTGGCAGGCAAGCGATTGGCGATCTGCACGCTGTTCGGCGATCTGCTCAAGGGCCTGCTGCCCGTACTGCTGGCTGCGTCGCTGGACATGTCCGTCCAGCAACAGGCCTGGATCGGACTTGCCGCCGTCTGCGGCCACCTCTATCCGTTGTATTTCCGCTTCCGCGGCGGCAAGGGTGTCGCCACTGCTGCCGGCACCCTGCTCGCGCTCTATCCGCCGGCCGCACTGCTGGCCATCGTCGCCTGGCTGCTGGTGTTCCGCCTGACCCGGACCAGCTCGCTGGCCGCCCTCATCGCGCTGCCACTGTGCCTGCCATTGCTGGCCTGGCAGCAACCGGGCGCCCTGCTGCCGATGAGCCTGCTCGCCACACTTATCGTCTGGCGGCACCGCAGCAACGTGCGCGACCTGTTCGCGGGCCGCGAGCGGCATTTCTGA
- the tsaD gene encoding tRNA (adenosine(37)-N6)-threonylcarbamoyltransferase complex transferase subunit TsaD yields the protein MLVLGLETSCDETGVALYDSEQRLLADALFSQIDLHRVYGGVVPELASRDHVKRMLPLIRQVLDEAGREAGQIDAVAYTAGPGLVGALLVGASCAQALAMAWGVPAVGVHHMEGHLLAPMLEAQPPAFPFVALLVSGGHTQLVRVDGIGQYELLGESVDDAAGEAFDKTAKLMGLRYPGGPEIARLAEQGTPGRFVFPRPMTDRPGLDFSFSGLKTFTLNTWQQCRAAGDESEQTRCDIALAFQQAVVETLTIKCRRALKQTGLKSLVIAGGVSANQSLRESLERMLGELKGQVFYARPRFCTDNGAMIAYAGCQRLLAGQHDGPAITVQPRWSMETLPAI from the coding sequence ATGCTGGTGCTGGGGTTGGAAACGTCCTGCGACGAGACTGGTGTCGCGCTTTACGATAGCGAACAGCGCCTGCTGGCCGACGCGCTATTCAGCCAGATCGACCTGCATCGCGTCTACGGCGGCGTGGTGCCCGAGCTCGCCTCGCGCGACCACGTGAAGCGTATGCTGCCGCTGATTCGCCAGGTGCTGGATGAGGCTGGTCGCGAGGCTGGCCAGATCGATGCGGTGGCGTATACGGCGGGCCCGGGGCTGGTCGGTGCGCTGCTGGTTGGGGCCTCCTGTGCCCAGGCGTTGGCTATGGCCTGGGGCGTGCCGGCGGTCGGTGTGCATCATATGGAAGGCCATCTGCTGGCGCCGATGCTCGAAGCGCAGCCGCCGGCATTCCCGTTCGTCGCCTTGCTGGTCTCGGGTGGCCATACGCAGTTGGTCCGAGTGGATGGCATTGGTCAGTACGAGCTGCTCGGCGAGTCGGTCGACGATGCCGCCGGTGAGGCTTTCGACAAGACCGCCAAGCTGATGGGCTTGCGCTACCCTGGTGGGCCGGAAATCGCTCGCCTCGCCGAGCAGGGCACCCCCGGCCGCTTCGTCTTTCCGCGGCCGATGACCGATCGGCCCGGTCTGGATTTCAGCTTCAGCGGCCTGAAGACCTTCACCCTAAATACCTGGCAGCAGTGCCGTGCCGCGGGCGATGAGTCCGAACAAACCCGCTGCGATATCGCGCTGGCCTTCCAGCAGGCGGTGGTCGAAACACTGACCATCAAGTGTCGTCGGGCGCTCAAGCAGACGGGTCTGAAGTCATTGGTCATCGCCGGTGGGGTCAGCGCGAATCAGTCACTGCGCGAGTCTCTGGAGCGGATGCTCGGCGAGCTCAAGGGCCAGGTGTTCTATGCGCGCCCACGCTTCTGCACCGACAATGGCGCGATGATCGCCTACGCTGGCTGTCAGCGTCTGCTCGCCGGGCAGCATGATGGTCCGGCGATCACCGTGCAGCCGCGCTGGTCAATGGAGACACTGCCGGCGATCTGA
- the rpsU gene encoding 30S ribosomal protein S21, translating to MPAVKVKENEPFDVALRRFKRSCEKAGVLAEVRSREFYEKPTSERKRKAAAAVKRHAKKVQREQRRSVRLY from the coding sequence ATGCCCGCTGTCAAAGTTAAAGAGAATGAACCCTTCGACGTAGCACTGCGTCGTTTCAAGCGTTCCTGCGAGAAAGCAGGCGTTCTGGCCGAAGTCCGCTCGCGCGAGTTCTACGAGAAGCCGACTTCCGAGCGCAAGCGCAAGGCTGCCGCTGCAGTCAAGCGTCACGCCAAGAAAGTGCAGCGCGAGCAGCGCCGCAGCGTCCGCCTGTACTGA